From a single Apium graveolens cultivar Ventura chromosome 2, ASM990537v1, whole genome shotgun sequence genomic region:
- the LOC141706192 gene encoding ethylene-responsive transcription factor ERF027-like has product MADQIAYANDQQMFQNYHLSSQHSKSNCINLLSNNLKVEQVSQGQGMPAPLIIRTATASPSGKHPLYRGIRSRSGKWVSEIREPRKTTRIWLGTYPTPEMAAAAYDAASLLLKGADTALNFPAHMYGNLLLLSTEPPTAAWIRVAAANAAASRAVASQTLGFPAPHQLAQDTNINIVNNDAYFVGNKKEYVDEEEFFDMPNLLMAMAEGMLVHPPSRITISPPISDDSEEENVWSYRC; this is encoded by the coding sequence ATGGCTGATCAAATTGCATACGCGAATGATCAACAAATGTTTCAAAACTACCATTTATCGTCACAACATTCTAAATCAAATTGTATCAATCTTTTATCGAACAATTTGAAGGTGGAACAGGTCTCCCAAGGGCAAGGGATGCCTGCTCCACTCATTATCAGGACCGCGACCGCCTCTCCGTCGGGGAAACATCCCCTTTATAGAGGAATACGTAGCCGGAGCGGAAAATGGGTATCGGAAATACGAGAGCCACGTAAGACAACACGAATATGGCTGGGAACATATCCAACGCCAGAAATGGCAGCTGCAGCATATGATGCAGCTTCCTTGCTGCTCAAAGGTGCTGACACTGCTCTAAACTTCCCTGCTCACATGTACGGAAATTTGCTTCTTCTTTCAACAGAGCCTCCAACCGCTGCATGGATACGAGTGGCTGCCGCCAATGCTGCTGCTTCTCGGGCAGTTGCATCACAAACCTTAGGGTTCCCAGCACCTCATCAATTAGCACAAGATACCAATATTAATATTGTCAATAATGACGCTTATTTTGTTGGAAACAAAAAAGAGTATGTGGACGAAGAGGAATTTTTCGATATGCCTAATCTGCTCATGGCCATGGCTGAAGGAATGCTTGTTCACCCACCTAGCAGGATTACAATCTCGCCACCAATCTCAGATGATTCTGAAGAAGAAAATGTGTGGAGCTACAGATGTTAA